A window from Theobroma cacao cultivar B97-61/B2 chromosome 3, Criollo_cocoa_genome_V2, whole genome shotgun sequence encodes these proteins:
- the LOC18606389 gene encoding transmembrane protein 64 has product MTFYDDDKPDKGGEVVPELKLRIGGDDDDGVNSKMVNLRQRLLEECEAEERNMLLSEPPLPSRWRRSIWYWMKLGILIAFLGLLAAVFLKWVGPFFMDKELMPIINWEMATFSTPMLAVLVFASVALFPTVLLPSTPSMWVAGMTFGYGFGFLLIISAAAVGVSLPYFIGSLFLHRIQGWLEKYPKKAAILRAAGEGNWFHQFKAVTLIRISPFPYIIYNYCAVATNVKYGPYILGSLVGMVPEIFVAIYTGILIQTLADASHDRHALSAPQILLNVGGFLVTVVTTIVFTVYAKRQLKIWQKEEELPLQ; this is encoded by the exons ATGACTTTCTATGATGATGATAAACCTGATAAGGGAGGAGAGGTGGTGCCAGAGCTGAAGCTAAGAATTGggggtgatgatgatgatggtgtTAATAGCAAAATGGTAAATTTGAGACAGAGATTATTAGAAGAATGTGAAGCAGAAGAGAGAAATATGTTGTTAAGTGAGCCTCCTCTTCCTTCTCGATGGAGAAGGTCTATTTGGTACTGGATGAAGTTGGGAATTTTAATTGCCTTTTTAGGGTTATTGGCTGCTGTTTTCCTCAAATGGGTTGGCCCATTTTTCATGGATAAG GAGCTAATGCCTATAATAAATTGGGAGATGGCAACCTTTAGTACTCCGATGCTGGCAGTTCTAGTCTTTGCTTCTGTGGCATTATTCCCCACAGTACTTCTGCCATCCACACCTTCTATGTGGGTTGCAGGGATGACATTTGGTTATGGTTTTGGATTTCTACTAATCATATCTGCAGCCGCTGTGGGTGTATCACTTCCATACTTTATTggctctcttttccttcacAGAATTCAA GGCTGGTTAGAAAAATATCCTAAGAAAGCTGCCATTCTGAGAGCAGCTGGTGAAGGAAATTGGTTTCATCAGTTTAAAGCTGTAACATTAATCAGGATCTCTCCATTTccatatatcatatataattaCTGTGCAGTAGCAACAAATGTTAAGTATGGTCCTTACATCTTGGGATCTTTGGTAGGAATGGTGCCAGAAATTTTTGTTGCAATATATAC TGGGATCCTCATACAGACTTTGGCAGATGCTTCTCATGACAGACATGCACTATCAGCTCCACAGATTTTGTTAAATGTTGGCGGTTTCCTTGTAACAGTGGTGACAACAATTGTTTTCACAGTTTATGCAAAAAGGCAGCTAAAAATATGgcagaaagaagaagaattacCATTGCAGTAA